One genomic segment of Rivularia sp. PCC 7116 includes these proteins:
- a CDS encoding universal stress protein codes for MFNKILVAIDDGDNNQHILDEAIRLAQAGDAQLILTHVVPPLTEIYPEPGYIAAHGYHPTIHGETAVTYYMERLQALEQKGIELLQSFAKKARICGVDVEYVQATGSPGYMICKVARSRKVDLIIIGRHGRTGLAEFFLGSVSNYVLHHAACSVLTIQGQIDRHEADSLVIEAASI; via the coding sequence ATGTTTAATAAAATTTTAGTCGCCATAGATGACGGGGACAATAACCAACATATCTTAGATGAAGCTATCCGTTTAGCTCAAGCAGGCGATGCTCAACTAATACTTACCCATGTAGTACCCCCCTTAACTGAAATATATCCCGAACCTGGATATATTGCCGCACATGGTTATCATCCGACTATACATGGTGAAACCGCAGTTACCTACTATATGGAAAGATTGCAAGCTTTGGAACAAAAAGGCATTGAGTTGTTACAATCCTTTGCAAAAAAAGCCCGAATTTGCGGTGTTGACGTTGAATATGTTCAAGCTACTGGTTCTCCAGGATATATGATTTGTAAGGTTGCTCGTAGCCGAAAGGTTGACTTGATTATCATAGGTCGTCACGGACGTACCGGATTAGCTGAATTTTTCCTGGGTAGTGTTAGCAATTACGTACTGCATCATGCAGCTTGTTCTGTTCTGACAATTCAGGGACAAATTGATCGACACGAAGCTGATTCTTTAGTAATAGAAGCGGCCTCAATCTAA
- a CDS encoding universal stress protein has translation MFTKILVSIDNSDMTQHIVDEAVSLAKATSANLMFLHVICPLDEPYFDPLFMQPTILYSELHKETQKKNLKEWEEFKQNKENWLLDLCESATSAGVKAEYTLNIGDPSNRICDFAGSWNADVIVIGRRGHRGFTELFLGSVSNYVMHHAPCSVLTVQGPILSTSAASQTQDIETKPAN, from the coding sequence ATGTTTACTAAAATTTTGGTTTCGATTGACAATTCGGATATGACTCAGCATATTGTTGATGAAGCTGTATCTCTGGCAAAGGCAACTAGTGCAAATTTAATGTTTTTACATGTTATATGTCCATTAGATGAGCCATATTTTGACCCTTTGTTTATGCAACCAACTATTCTTTATTCAGAGTTACATAAGGAAACTCAAAAGAAGAATTTGAAAGAATGGGAAGAATTTAAGCAAAATAAAGAGAATTGGTTGCTTGATTTATGCGAATCAGCAACTTCTGCTGGTGTGAAAGCTGAATACACTCTCAATATAGGCGATCCAAGTAACAGGATTTGCGATTTTGCTGGTAGTTGGAATGCTGATGTAATCGTAATTGGTCGCCGAGGTCATCGTGGTTTCACTGAATTATTTTTGGGTAGTGTGAGTAATTATGTAATGCATCATGCACCTTGTTCGGTGTTAACAGTACAAGGACCGATTCTTTCAACTAGCGCAGCATCTCAAACTCAAGATATAGAAACTAAACCTGCTAATTGA
- a CDS encoding nitroreductase family protein: protein MSELLNTWEVKESEFPHNGTVEEKLKFILNYAILAPSSHNTQPWLFKIDSEAIYLYADKSRGLFVADPKHRELIISCGTVLFNLRIALHHFGYKGQIITFPNPSNVNLLARIKLGSPKAESTDDRLLFNAIPRRHTNRQNYQWWDAPQSFLRWLQSDAEQEGAWLHIVKKGTVRHQVSELVVQAEHLLMNDPNYRKELANWIRPANNNTHDGMPAYAQGIHEYLDFATPLFAMVLRTFDLGDSIAERSRKLVEQSPAIVVLGTKNDTQAGWLAAGQALERILLRGQAVGLRSSFLNQPIQVPHLRSKLSQILSQSGFAQIILRLGFSKQAKPTPRRTVNEVLI, encoded by the coding sequence ATGTCTGAATTATTAAATACTTGGGAAGTCAAAGAAAGTGAATTTCCTCATAATGGAACTGTTGAGGAAAAACTTAAATTTATTCTAAATTATGCAATTTTAGCTCCTTCTAGTCACAATACTCAACCATGGCTATTCAAGATTGATTCAGAAGCAATTTATCTTTATGCTGATAAGAGTCGCGGTTTGTTTGTTGCTGACCCTAAACATAGAGAATTAATTATTAGTTGCGGTACGGTATTGTTTAATTTACGTATTGCTCTGCATCATTTCGGCTATAAAGGTCAAATTATCACTTTTCCCAACCCAAGCAATGTAAATTTATTAGCTCGGATTAAACTTGGTTCTCCGAAAGCAGAAAGCACTGACGATCGGCTATTATTTAATGCAATCCCAAGACGACATACTAATAGACAAAATTATCAATGGTGGGATGCTCCGCAATCTTTTCTAAGATGGCTCCAGTCAGATGCGGAACAAGAAGGAGCATGGCTGCATATTGTCAAAAAAGGTACTGTTCGGCATCAGGTTTCAGAGTTAGTAGTACAGGCAGAACACTTGCTCATGAATGACCCTAATTATCGTAAGGAGTTAGCAAATTGGATTCGTCCTGCTAATAATAATACTCATGACGGTATGCCCGCTTATGCTCAAGGTATACACGAATATCTTGATTTTGCAACTCCTTTATTTGCTATGGTTTTGCGAACTTTTGATTTAGGTGATTCTATAGCCGAACGCAGTCGTAAACTTGTCGAACAATCACCAGCAATTGTAGTTTTGGGAACTAAAAATGATACCCAGGCTGGTTGGTTAGCAGCAGGACAAGCTTTAGAAAGAATATTATTAAGAGGACAAGCTGTAGGGCTTCGTAGTTCGTTTTTAAACCAACCGATTCAAGTACCGCATCTGCGAAGCAAACTCAGTCAAATATTATCTCAATCTGGTTTTGCACAAATTATTTTGCGTTTAGGTTTCTCTAAGCAAGCTAAACCAACACCAAGACGAACAGTTAATGAAGTTTTAATTTAG
- a CDS encoding adenosine-specific kinase, with amino-acid sequence MKIQTVAVEIPEDCNIIIGQSHFIKTVEDLHEVMIQQVTQVKFGLAFCEASGNCLVRHSGNNQYLQAVAQKNALKVGCGHCFIILLKNAYPMNFLNTIRQVPEVCTIYCATANPVEVIVAETGQGRGIIGVVDGFPPKGVESSQDMTDRKDFLRQIGYKL; translated from the coding sequence ATGAAAATTCAAACAGTTGCAGTAGAAATCCCTGAAGATTGTAATATTATCATTGGTCAAAGTCATTTTATCAAAACTGTCGAAGACTTACACGAAGTAATGATTCAACAGGTAACACAAGTCAAGTTTGGATTAGCTTTTTGCGAAGCATCAGGAAATTGCTTGGTTCGACATTCCGGAAATAACCAATATTTACAAGCAGTCGCTCAGAAAAATGCTTTAAAAGTAGGCTGCGGACACTGCTTTATTATTTTGTTGAAAAATGCTTATCCGATGAATTTTCTCAACACTATTAGACAAGTTCCTGAAGTCTGCACTATTTACTGTGCTACTGCAAATCCCGTAGAGGTAATTGTGGCTGAAACTGGACAAGGAAGGGGTATTATCGGCGTTGTTGACGGGTTTCCTCCCAAAGGTGTAGAGTCTTCGCAAGATATGACCGACCGTAAAGATTTTCTACGTCAGATTGGATATAAACTTTGA
- a CDS encoding MBL fold metallo-hydrolase, producing MLFRQLFDAQTSTYTYLIADESTKEAVLVDPVIEQVDRDYKLIKELGLNLYYCIESHIHADHITATYQLRKLTGCLGVVPEKSKAACADVTIEEGDNLGIGAVNIEAIATPGHTSCHMAYLVNEDRVLTGDALLIRGCGRTDFQNGDASTLYDSVTQKLFTLPSEVLVYPAHDYRGHTVSTIGEEKRFNPRFAGRTREEFIELMNNLDLPNPKQIMEAVPANEMCGKAAASRGRKDGEIGRWGEKLLTHNS from the coding sequence ATGTTATTCCGTCAACTATTTGATGCCCAAACTTCAACTTATACCTACTTAATAGCCGATGAATCAACAAAAGAAGCAGTATTAGTCGATCCAGTAATAGAGCAAGTCGATCGCGACTACAAATTAATTAAGGAACTGGGTTTAAATCTTTATTACTGTATAGAAAGCCACATTCATGCCGACCATATCACAGCTACCTATCAACTGCGGAAACTTACAGGTTGTTTGGGTGTAGTTCCAGAAAAGTCAAAAGCTGCTTGTGCAGATGTCACAATTGAAGAAGGTGATAACTTGGGAATTGGTGCAGTAAATATTGAGGCGATTGCAACTCCCGGTCATACAAGCTGTCACATGGCATACTTAGTTAACGAAGACAGGGTATTAACCGGAGATGCACTGTTGATTCGCGGCTGTGGTCGTACTGATTTTCAAAATGGTGATGCCAGCACTTTATACGACTCAGTAACGCAAAAGTTATTTACTCTACCTTCGGAAGTATTAGTGTATCCAGCCCACGACTACCGAGGACATACTGTTTCCACCATCGGAGAAGAAAAAAGATTCAATCCTCGGTTTGCAGGGCGTACCCGCGAAGAATTTATTGAGTTAATGAACAATTTAGACCTTCCAAATCCGAAACAAATCATGGAAGCAGTTCCGGCTAACGAGATGTGTGGTAAAGCCGCAGCCTCACGGGGACGTAAGGATGGGGAGATAGGGAGATGGGGAGAAAAATTATTAACTCATAACTCCTAA
- a CDS encoding rhodanese-like domain-containing protein, with translation MTSFVENKLQEVDAARLNQWMEEDKALLIDLREKNEFAAEHIPGAKLMPLSHFHPERISNEARRKVVLQCQSGNCSAKITDKMFAIGFRDITYLKGGLAAWKSAGYPTEVSTEEAIDMFRQAQIFAGCLVILGIILGAFISPWFLIISALVGAQLVFAGVTDTIALALLLAKLSYNQPKVKLEDMLV, from the coding sequence ATGACTAGCTTTGTTGAAAACAAACTGCAAGAGGTTGATGCTGCCAGACTCAACCAATGGATGGAAGAAGATAAGGCATTGCTAATTGATCTTAGGGAAAAAAACGAATTTGCAGCCGAACATATCCCTGGTGCTAAATTGATGCCTCTTTCCCATTTTCACCCTGAAAGAATATCGAATGAAGCACGTAGAAAAGTTGTTTTACAATGTCAATCTGGTAATTGTTCGGCTAAAATTACAGATAAAATGTTTGCGATAGGATTCAGAGATATTACTTATCTGAAAGGAGGTCTAGCAGCCTGGAAAAGTGCAGGATACCCGACTGAAGTTAGTACAGAAGAAGCAATTGACATGTTTCGCCAAGCTCAAATCTTTGCAGGGTGCTTAGTAATTTTAGGAATCATCCTGGGTGCTTTTATATCTCCGTGGTTTCTAATTATTAGTGCTTTGGTAGGTGCCCAATTAGTATTTGCCGGAGTCACGGATACTATCGCTTTAGCTTTGCTACTAGCCAAATTATCTTACAATCAGCCGAAAGTTAAGCTTGAAGATATGCTGGTTTGA
- a CDS encoding PAS domain S-box protein yields the protein MQQNQQFSLEQAIERNPLIVTPDRPLIEVVQLMSQGLRRICDLSQNNSATDDSAILPSHTSFALVMQQEQIIGIFTERDMVRLIAADRIQQDTTIAEVMSQEVVTLKASEVEDVFTVLSLTCDRKIRHLPIVDEENQLLGVITTEGMRRALHPTEWLRFRRVEEVMNKHIINAPGTVSVLDTIKLMVEHQVSCVVIVRENEALVNENDHTTVKSPPSSLSPIGIITERDIVQFQKLELNLERVQVQEVMSTPLFLIGTDESLWNVHRKMLSHRVRRLVVAGEQGELRGIITETTLLQALDPTEMYGVLELLQYKVERLEVETSELSQNYTEQSQLYEQVQTALEERKQIEKALREERNLVSAILDVAGALIIVLNKQGKIVSFNQACERITGYSFEEVENNQVWDLVVPEDIEITVEVFEQLKRGEFPNQNQNNWVAKDGSRRLISWSNTCLLNDDGSVKYIIATGIDITEKKQLEEDLNRFFTLSLDMLCVAGFDGYFKQINPAFEEILGYTKAELIAQPFLSFIHPDDVAPTLAEMDKLSRGVKTIAFENRYRTKDDSYKWMQWNATAYQQLIYAVARDITEYNHSQAKIHEQAALLDVATDAIMVRGLQNQILFWNQGAQRLYGYTSAEILGKNANELLYRDSPPQLEEIHQVLLKQNYWKGELHQVTKQGNDIVVFSSWSLVRDEQGNPKSMLIVNTDITETKKLEAQFLRAQRLESIGTLSGGIAHDLNNILTPILAISQLLPLKLPKVDEQTQHLFNILEISAKRGATLVKQVLSFARGVQSDRTPIQVKHIISEIQQFARNTFPKSIEIQVDLPNNLQLISADTTQIHQVLMNLCVNARDAMPQGGTLSIQAENIDIDENYASMNLDASVGNYVSITVSDTGMGIPPETKMRIFEPFFTTKEQGKGTGLGLSTTIGIIKSHGGFINVYSEVGEGTKFQVYLPVVHTEETIQDEKTEIPQGNGELILLVDDEMGIRDITKISLENHNYQVLTAYDGIEAIALYAQHKNEISAVLMDMMMPEMDGVTAIRTLQRINPQVKIIAISGLSTSDKINAAMSNGAKLFLSKPYTSEELLRKLHQLLNLNSL from the coding sequence ATGCAGCAGAACCAGCAATTTTCTCTGGAACAGGCAATAGAACGCAATCCTTTGATTGTTACTCCCGATCGGCCTTTAATTGAGGTAGTTCAGTTAATGAGTCAGGGGTTGAGAAGGATTTGCGATCTCAGTCAAAATAATTCAGCAACAGATGATTCGGCAATATTGCCATCTCACACCAGTTTTGCTTTGGTAATGCAACAAGAGCAGATAATTGGTATTTTTACCGAGCGCGATATGGTGCGGCTAATTGCTGCTGATAGAATTCAGCAGGATACAACCATTGCAGAAGTTATGAGCCAAGAAGTGGTAACGCTCAAAGCTTCTGAAGTTGAAGACGTTTTTACTGTATTGAGTTTAACCTGCGATCGCAAGATTCGACATCTACCAATTGTTGATGAAGAAAACCAACTTTTAGGGGTAATCACCACCGAAGGAATGAGACGAGCGCTGCATCCTACGGAGTGGTTAAGATTTCGTCGAGTAGAAGAGGTTATGAATAAGCACATAATTAACGCACCTGGAACAGTATCGGTACTCGATACAATTAAATTGATGGTAGAGCATCAAGTTAGCTGCGTGGTAATCGTCCGCGAAAATGAAGCATTGGTTAATGAGAATGACCATACAACTGTAAAATCTCCCCCGTCTTCCCTCTCTCCTATCGGAATCATTACCGAAAGGGATATTGTTCAATTTCAAAAATTGGAGTTAAATTTAGAACGGGTTCAAGTACAAGAGGTAATGAGTACGCCGTTGTTTTTGATCGGTACGGATGAATCATTATGGAACGTACACCGAAAAATGCTATCTCATCGGGTAAGAAGATTAGTAGTAGCTGGGGAGCAAGGAGAATTACGAGGCATAATTACAGAAACTACTTTATTACAAGCTTTAGATCCCACTGAGATGTATGGGGTGCTGGAATTATTGCAGTATAAGGTTGAACGGTTAGAAGTAGAAACAAGCGAGCTATCGCAAAACTACACCGAGCAATCTCAACTTTACGAGCAAGTTCAAACTGCACTTGAAGAACGCAAGCAAATAGAAAAAGCGCTGCGCGAAGAAAGAAATTTAGTATCTGCGATCCTAGATGTTGCTGGTGCTTTAATTATTGTCCTCAATAAACAAGGAAAAATTGTCAGCTTTAACCAAGCCTGCGAACGAATTACCGGCTATAGTTTTGAAGAAGTAGAAAATAACCAGGTATGGGATTTAGTTGTTCCCGAAGACATAGAAATTACCGTAGAAGTTTTTGAGCAACTTAAAAGAGGTGAATTTCCCAATCAAAACCAAAATAATTGGGTAGCCAAAGATGGAAGTCGCCGCTTAATTAGCTGGTCAAATACCTGTTTGCTTAATGATGATGGTTCGGTTAAATATATTATTGCCACTGGAATTGATATTACTGAGAAAAAGCAATTAGAAGAAGATTTAAATCGCTTTTTTACGCTTTCTTTAGATATGCTTTGTGTAGCTGGTTTTGATGGTTATTTCAAACAGATAAACCCAGCTTTTGAAGAAATTTTGGGGTATACAAAAGCAGAATTAATTGCACAGCCCTTTCTAAGTTTCATTCATCCAGACGATGTCGCACCGACTTTAGCGGAAATGGATAAACTTTCGCGGGGAGTCAAAACGATTGCGTTTGAAAACCGCTACCGTACTAAAGATGATTCTTACAAGTGGATGCAGTGGAATGCGACTGCTTACCAACAACTAATTTATGCCGTAGCGCGAGATATTACCGAGTACAACCACTCACAAGCAAAAATCCACGAACAAGCTGCTTTACTCGATGTTGCAACTGATGCAATTATGGTTCGAGGTTTGCAAAACCAAATCTTGTTTTGGAACCAAGGTGCCCAACGTTTGTATGGTTATACCTCAGCAGAAATCTTGGGCAAAAATGCCAATGAATTACTTTACCGCGACTCTCCACCACAATTAGAAGAAATACATCAAGTATTGTTAAAACAAAATTACTGGAAAGGTGAATTGCATCAAGTTACCAAGCAAGGTAACGATATCGTAGTTTTTAGTAGTTGGAGTTTAGTTCGCGACGAGCAAGGAAATCCCAAATCAATGCTAATTGTTAATACCGATATTACCGAGACAAAGAAATTAGAAGCTCAATTTCTCCGCGCTCAACGTTTGGAAAGTATCGGTACATTATCTGGGGGGATTGCTCACGATTTAAACAATATTCTCACCCCGATTTTGGCAATTTCTCAGCTTCTGCCCTTAAAACTTCCCAAGGTAGACGAGCAAACCCAACATTTATTTAACATCCTCGAAATCAGTGCCAAACGGGGAGCAACTTTGGTGAAGCAAGTGCTATCTTTTGCCCGAGGAGTGCAAAGCGATCGCACTCCGATTCAAGTAAAGCATATTATTTCGGAAATTCAGCAATTTGCTCGCAACACTTTTCCCAAATCAATTGAAATTCAAGTTGATTTACCCAATAATTTACAGTTAATTAGCGCCGATACGACACAAATCCATCAGGTGCTAATGAATCTTTGCGTTAACGCTCGCGATGCCATGCCGCAAGGAGGTACGCTGAGTATCCAAGCTGAAAATATTGATATTGATGAAAACTACGCTTCTATGAATCTTGATGCTAGCGTGGGAAATTATGTTTCAATTACAGTTTCTGATACGGGTATGGGTATTCCTCCAGAAACTAAGATGCGAATATTTGAACCATTTTTTACTACCAAAGAACAAGGAAAAGGTACTGGATTGGGACTTTCAACCACAATTGGTATTATTAAAAGTCACGGTGGTTTTATTAATGTTTATAGCGAAGTTGGTGAAGGAACTAAATTTCAAGTTTATTTACCAGTAGTGCATACAGAAGAAACTATTCAAGATGAAAAAACAGAAATTCCTCAAGGCAACGGAGAATTAATCCTGTTAGTAGATGATGAGATGGGTATTCGGGATATTACTAAGATATCTCTAGAAAATCATAACTATCAAGTACTTACTGCTTACGATGGAATTGAAGCAATTGCGCTTTATGCCCAACACAAAAATGAAATCAGCGCCGTCTTAATGGATATGATGATGCCAGAAATGGACGGTGTAACAGCTATTCGCACGCTGCAAAGAATCAATCCTCAAGTTAAAATAATTGCCATCAGCGGATTATCTACTAGCGATAAGATAAATGCGGCGATGAGCAATGGTGCCAAATTATTTTTATCTAAACCTTATACCAGCGAAGAATTACTCAGAAAGCTGCATCAACTTCTTAATCTCAATTCGCTTTAA
- a CDS encoding efflux RND transporter periplasmic adaptor subunit: MNKLFFPEQKDKHQQDGKSNWLKKRFPKFTTQQLIYTSIGLTTCVLVVFAFRPTPILVDTKPVEQGTLEVTVNAEGKTRIKEDFVISATVNGRLDRIKLDEGDSVKKGNVVATIDPLPLNTAVKEALGKLAEAKAQRQGVATLRPKSEKLAQTRSRISAAKAERLQAEAEVAQAQAALAQARRDTQRAQELTAKGAIPHQDKERAELNQTTKEKELESAVLAATSAGKEVEAAQAELLLLQREQRDPDYLLKVYDAQIASIEAQLSKLQDDASRTNIYSPIDGQVLRILQKSSNFVSEGTPLIKVGNPQDLELVIDVLSHDAINIKPEDVILIEQGNNNLHNSTKKSLKAKVRLIEPSAFTKVSALGVEEQRVNVIGDFVDSASYFGDAYRVDVQIVVWEGKNLLKVPLSSIFRCDGSWCVFILKDGKAHRKTIKIGNRSNYEVEIKQGLNKNDIVILYPSEQIEAGTAVRAR, encoded by the coding sequence ATGAACAAACTATTTTTCCCCGAACAAAAAGATAAACACCAGCAAGATGGTAAATCTAATTGGCTCAAAAAACGTTTTCCTAAATTCACCACTCAGCAGTTAATTTATACTTCCATAGGACTCACAACCTGCGTACTTGTTGTTTTCGCTTTTCGTCCCACACCAATATTGGTAGATACGAAACCTGTCGAACAAGGTACGCTGGAAGTAACGGTAAATGCTGAAGGTAAAACTCGAATCAAAGAAGATTTTGTGATTTCGGCAACTGTAAACGGTCGCCTTGATAGAATCAAGTTAGATGAAGGCGACTCTGTGAAAAAAGGAAATGTAGTTGCAACTATCGATCCTTTACCGTTAAATACAGCTGTCAAAGAAGCTTTGGGAAAATTAGCAGAAGCAAAAGCACAGCGTCAAGGAGTCGCAACTTTAAGACCAAAATCAGAAAAACTAGCGCAAACTCGCAGTCGCATCAGTGCAGCTAAAGCCGAGCGACTTCAAGCTGAAGCCGAGGTAGCTCAAGCCCAAGCTGCACTCGCTCAAGCACGACGAGATACACAACGCGCTCAAGAATTAACAGCAAAAGGAGCAATACCCCATCAAGATAAAGAAAGAGCAGAACTTAATCAAACAACAAAAGAAAAAGAGCTAGAATCTGCTGTTTTAGCAGCAACATCGGCAGGCAAGGAAGTAGAAGCAGCACAAGCAGAGCTACTGCTGCTGCAAAGAGAACAGCGCGATCCCGATTATTTACTTAAAGTCTATGACGCTCAAATTGCTAGTATTGAAGCCCAACTTTCCAAACTACAAGATGATGCATCACGGACTAATATTTATTCACCTATTGATGGACAAGTATTGCGGATACTACAAAAAAGCTCAAATTTTGTCAGTGAAGGCACTCCATTAATCAAAGTAGGTAATCCTCAAGATTTAGAATTAGTAATTGATGTTTTATCGCACGATGCAATCAACATAAAACCAGAAGATGTAATTTTAATTGAGCAAGGAAATAATAATCTTCATAACTCTACTAAAAAATCTTTAAAAGCCAAAGTCCGCTTGATAGAACCATCAGCTTTTACAAAAGTTTCTGCTTTGGGAGTAGAAGAACAACGGGTAAATGTAATTGGCGATTTTGTTGATTCAGCTAGTTACTTTGGTGATGCTTACCGCGTTGACGTGCAAATCGTGGTCTGGGAAGGGAAAAACCTTTTAAAAGTACCTTTAAGCAGCATTTTCCGCTGTGACGGAAGTTGGTGCGTATTTATCCTCAAAGATGGAAAAGCGCATCGCAAAACCATAAAAATAGGAAATCGCAGCAACTACGAAGTCGAAATTAAACAAGGACTTAACAAGAATGACATAGTCATCTTATATCCAAGCGAACAAATAGAAGCAGGTACCGCTGTTAGAGCTAGATAA
- a CDS encoding FAD-dependent oxidoreductase, which yields MRIAIIGGGASGLVTAYLLDKQGHHVTVFEKQPILGGHIRTLNKNVKSEQSNCDEFLEGGVLEFPSNFYNFLNLMQELQVDLEPVNLASTMFFKNGAHIHSATAIRKNFTGIQRLIEYLKLEGLYARSAGFWLKSHLAQTASVSNRPLSHFLKTPCIRNTWIKLLAMYSYSMQFELIDNFPAELGILCLRDYIFINWFRIKGGVYSYIEKILQRFKGEILLNVNVAYTSRIKDGVKIELSDGSTYRFDKVVFATPPDRVLKLLLDPTVAEVRRFGDWGNNQISTLIHTDNSMYSRYGIKQPSEFDFFETATGWGYNAYLNQLCGVSSDVKYNLAFNIESLINRDKIIQRLEHDTPLYTVESFRYRDEVVETNGENHTYHAGAYLADGLHEGAIASAIRVAQLIG from the coding sequence ATGAGAATAGCGATTATTGGCGGGGGAGCCAGTGGTTTAGTTACGGCTTATCTTTTGGATAAACAAGGTCATCATGTGACGGTGTTTGAAAAACAACCTATTCTAGGGGGACACATTCGCACTCTTAATAAAAACGTTAAATCAGAACAATCTAACTGTGACGAATTTTTAGAAGGTGGAGTACTGGAATTTCCCAGTAATTTTTATAACTTTCTCAATCTGATGCAAGAATTGCAGGTTGATTTAGAACCTGTAAATTTAGCTTCGACGATGTTTTTCAAAAATGGTGCTCATATACATTCTGCAACAGCAATCCGAAAAAATTTCACTGGAATACAGCGACTAATTGAATATCTCAAGCTTGAAGGTTTATATGCTCGTTCGGCTGGTTTTTGGTTAAAAAGTCATCTTGCTCAAACAGCATCTGTTTCTAATCGACCTTTATCTCACTTTTTAAAGACTCCATGTATTAGAAACACTTGGATAAAACTATTGGCGATGTACAGTTATTCGATGCAGTTTGAACTGATTGATAATTTTCCTGCGGAACTGGGGATTCTCTGTCTGCGAGATTACATTTTTATCAACTGGTTTAGAATTAAAGGGGGAGTGTATTCCTATATTGAAAAGATTTTGCAGCGTTTCAAAGGAGAAATTTTGCTGAATGTCAATGTTGCATATACCTCAAGAATTAAGGATGGTGTAAAAATTGAATTATCGGATGGTTCAACCTACAGATTTGATAAAGTTGTGTTTGCAACTCCACCAGATAGAGTTTTAAAGCTATTATTAGATCCGACAGTTGCAGAAGTTAGACGCTTTGGGGATTGGGGAAATAACCAAATTTCCACCCTGATTCATACTGATAATTCGATGTATAGTAGATACGGTATTAAACAACCTTCGGAGTTTGATTTTTTCGAGACAGCAACGGGATGGGGATACAATGCCTATCTTAATCAACTATGCGGTGTCTCATCTGACGTTAAATACAACTTAGCGTTTAACATCGAATCTTTAATTAATCGAGATAAAATTATTCAACGTTTAGAACATGATACCCCGTTGTATACAGTTGAATCTTTTCGATACCGAGATGAAGTAGTTGAAACCAATGGCGAAAACCATACTTATCATGCAGGGGCTTACTTAGCAGATGGCTTACATGAAGGTGCGATCGCATCGGCAATTCGGGTAGCTCAATTAATCGGATAG